The Amblyomma americanum isolate KBUSLIRL-KWMA chromosome 3, ASM5285725v1, whole genome shotgun sequence genome window below encodes:
- the LOC144124114 gene encoding neprilysin-1-like yields MEEEAEVSIVEREPRGRDVRPLCYGAALMVFLSASFCAAAFLPGVFSRRVYVMDEVMCGSSGCQALSKLINGSVNGDLDPCDDFYAYVCDGWRRSHSLRPLEMRRNVFDEVEQSVRAKLHDALWKTFRQSLKNRTSTSFAKLASVYVACAKSLTPEGNGVVSMRKFLKHIGLAWPDEEGPYHSNATDLLELLVTLSMRWDVNVLFSYSVKSLSKEKGAVVLGLPAPLIPGKLTDAKKALYEKLIVSLAFLFGTRNEYSDLARRLVVVE; encoded by the coding sequence ATGGAGGAAGAAGCCGAGGTGTCCATCGTGGAACGCGAGCCCCGGGGACGGGACGTAAGACCCCTTTGCTACGGCGCAGCTCTCATGGTCTTCTTGTCCGCGTCGTTCTGTGCAGCCGCTTTCTTGCCTGGCGTGTTCTCGCGACGCGTCTACGTCATGGACGAAGTGATGTGCGGCTCGAGTGGCTGCCAGGCCCTCTCGAAGCTCATAAACGGCTCCGTCAACGGAGACCTCGACCCATGCGACGACTTTTACGCCTACGTCTGCGACGGGTGGCGCCGGTCACACTCGCTGCGACCCTTGGAGATGCGGAGGAACGTGTTTGACGAGGTGGAGCAAAGTGTGCGCGCCAAGCTGCACGACGCACTCTGGAAGACGTTCCGTCAGAGCCTCAAGAACCGCACCAGTACCTCTTTCGCCAAGCTGGCCAGCGTCTACGTCGCCTGCGCAAAGTCCCTGACGCCCGAGGGGAACGGAGTAGTGTCGATGCGCAAATTCCTGAAGCACATTGGACTGGCATGGCCCGACGAGGAAGGCCCGTATCACAGCAACGCCACCGACCTGCTGGAGCTGTTGGTCACGCTGTCCATGCGGTGGGACGTGAACGTGCTGTTTTCGTACTCGGTCAAATCGCTGAGCAAAGAGAAAGGAGCTGTCGTGCTAGGCCTTCCAGCGCCGTTAATACCGGGGAAGCTGACGGATGCGAAGAAGGCCCTCTACGAAAAGCTTATTGTAAGCCTCGCTTTCTTGTTCGGCACAAGGAATGAATACAGCGATCTCGCGCGCCGCCTTGTGGTTGTGGAG